Part of the Pieris brassicae chromosome 5, ilPieBrab1.1, whole genome shotgun sequence genome is shown below.
CAGATCAGTACGACTGATTTCTCAAAACCTCATGGAAAGCTTGCCTCAAAAGATTTTAACTAGAGGGAGTCACACTCGTTATTAGTATCATACCTTTTTACAGTTACAAAtaactatgtatatttaattgaaaaaagtatttttgtctttattcttcctattctttattttgtctttggCCACTTCTACGGCcatgtttagttttaaagatttcatgcaaaattaaaacaaatttccaGAATTCACTTTACGCGTAATAACTTTTACGTAGTAACGATTATAAGTATACAGACTGAAATCGAACTTAGGTACATTTCCTTAATTGCCCGTTTTTTTTGCAAaagagtttattattaaacataattatctACTCTTTCGACAGGTCTATCATCGTTATAACATTAAATGATTGTATGATATCTCTATTCAATAACATTCCATAAATGGATGaatactatatgtatatttttttcagatatttttatttaaatactaaaccttttcataatatttaaagtgtatttattttaatttaaaattaaaacataacttCACAATTATCTTTTCAGTTGttgattaaaattatgcaattaatttttttaaataaattacctacTGCCTTACGTAAAGATCATAGAATTCGCTGCAAGAGTTgtaattcaatacatttaaataaattacataattagtCCCAATGTgccaaaaaaataacaaaagtggTATAATTGTTTCGATGTTATTGATACAAACCATTACTTTTAGTTACCAACTActgtatttaacaaaatatacaaataggTCAAGAAATTACAAGCAATCGATAACTTCAGGAACAAGCATAGTTTAAAAACGACTTCTCAGATATGAATTAaccattaatacaaatatttaacatacaaaACTAATGTAAGTGCTCTATTTTCATGACTTTATAAAACcctaaaaaaaacgtttatcAAGAAATTGTGAGTAGTAATCTCGTTTTGGAATTGTTATCAAACGTTAAGAGAGATAGagaattctttaataatgaaCATAAaagtctatatttaaaatttaactcaaCGAAAAGACACTAATTTGACGAAAATTGCACATAAACGCAAATCGAGTGCACCACTAAGCATTACAAAACCTTTATCTCGACAACTGCGCTAATAACAATTCTTAGCCACGTACCAAATGACCTAGTATCGTTCTTCTTCGCATCCCTTCAAACAGTGGTGGTCTCCATAAAAGCAGTGGTCTTGTCAAATAACCACAGTTTGAGCGTAGCTTGCACTGCGAGCGTGGTGAGTTTTCACGTGATTTGGATGTGAAGTGCTTTGTGGCTTTTGGGATTTAAACAGTTAAATGAATGAtcataaattcatatattatctataaagtGCATGTATAGATTTATATGGAAATATAAAGTAGTACGGCTACATTCCAATGCTATGaaacgttttttttcttcaatatagttaaatatagtttGTGTGTTTGGGGtttgaaaatacaatatttttttgagtcagtttttattatataaaagaaataaactattatttaccatatgaaatttataagGGATTCGTGAATTGTTTTcggacattttttttttggcttTCGCTTAAgcaacttttttataaaacaaataattaaattcttcaTCTTTCAGGTTTAGTGAATAGTAAGATGACCAGCACCAACAACATGCTACGTTTGTCAACGATATGCcgtaagtatatttaattaatgatatttcATGAAACGTAAATACCTAGGCGATTCACTAAGTAGTGTAAGTACCAATAGCGACGGTAGTATTTCTACTCagaaaatttcaataaaaagttGAAATCTGCGGGCGTCGCTACTGAGGACTTAAAAAATGAGCTATAggcattacaatatataatttaaaatgttattcgtacaaattattaactGCCACAATGcgtttaaaaactaaaattttacgattttttaattatcgtaCGTTCGTCACTTCAATAGTACTTTAAAATTGTACATTGTCGACGTGTCACTTTACAATTACATAGGCTGAcccatattttatagataaataaaacattattcgtAATCCGAatgaattaacaaatatttgtaaaatactaatattaatccTTTAATAGCCTAAATAGCCCGTcgtaattgtattgtttttaacatttaccttaattatatgattttatgaTACGGTGTACATCATGAGTAGTCGTTCATTAAGAATTAACGGTTATTTAAGTAAactaaaaaacataaattaaatctaaaaagttATTTCACGTATCGCGTTCTGAATTCCGTAGCttcgttataaaaaatattgttttaataattagttattaaatatacaaacagatacacagaacctaaaaaggttgtagagccattgatttattttatttagtaggAGATAATTTGCTGGACGACTGTACATTACAAATATCTTCACTTAAATATGATTACTCAATGTTTCTAAACTCGAATGAACACGTGTGCAATTTTCAAACTTAGTTCTAAAATTTGCCGTAAATGCGGCCTACGGCATATTTGCCCACGGAGGTGTAAAGAATGAGAAACAACTCAGCGTATAACCGAGCGTATAATTAATTCGACATCGTCAATTTGACCCCACTAATTGAATTGTTTCAAAATCCTTTGTTATGAGATGAATTAGCTGttaataatgaaacatttaaaattttctactcTTTATTACCGAAAATATTTGCGTTGGGATAAGTGTGTGAACACGTTGTCCATAATGTATCATAGATACTTTTAGTATGTTCAACACGTACGATGGATGAAACCTTATGGATTTTGGCATACGGAAAAGGGTTCGcgctaattataatttattataaataagtctAATTTACACGTAgattcttttaatatatttactttccTAAAactctgaaaataaaattaacataaaccataggattttttataaatatacgacTAACATATGATTTAACCTACTTgacacatttaataatatgcaACTTTTGTATTTGATAAAGCGATTCCTATTTGAATTCCAAAACAGTTGCGAAGTCGTCAAAACAAGTCCGCAATAAACGGCAATTGTATAGGTAggtctattttaaaatctctCACGACATGaatgaactttattttagaaatatctaATCTACGTAACAATTTACAAATcaaatgatatattatatacctcTTAATTGGAACGAGTtctatttagttattaaatcaACCTAATTTAGTTGACAGCCTCCTCTAGAGCCTTCATAATTCTTAATGAAACGTGGTAAAGATAAAGCAAAGATAAACGAGGTGCGTAACGCGAGTGCACTCGGCAATACAGCTGAACTCTCAAGTTAAGGTTATTGCAAACAGATATTGTACCCGGGAAATCTCTATATGTAGTTTTTTGAATTacgttcttattattatttagacgTATTACTTTACGTTCTGTGTCAATAATTATCAAACTAGCTTAAAAAATAGCATTTTCATGCTTTTGCTGGTGCTAAAAATGGTGTTAAATTGATAttagcaatttaaaaataccttaagTTGTTCCGGATTGCAGTGCGATAAACTCTTAAGTGAAAAAGCTTGAATAAATTATCTTCGTAAGATAGAGCCTTTACAGCTGACCGCAACCACGTTCGTAACAAAGCCTCCGTGAACGCAATTGAATGCATAGGTCACTGCAACAGACATCGCGTATTTTGAACAAATATCTAAATTAGTATTTagttttgcattttaaaaacattagcTTTCAGTTAATAGATtgagattaaataaaattttacttgaAGCGTAAGAACgttcaaaataaaaagtaaccATCCCTGTGTGTCCAAAATTTCAATTAGATAATATGTTCGCTGTACTTTGCATTTGTAATGGATTTTttgttatgattatttattcatgagaattaaaatacttaatgttACCAAATTGTCATTCCTACatactaaatgtaaaatttgtgataagGTATTACACTTTTTGGAATGATAGTAATACAAATACGGCACGCCCACTTGTAGAAAAGAAATGTATGTTATACGTAAACacaatgtaatgttttaatacaaaGTAATGCCAAGACAGCATTGCAAAGgagatttgaaaaatattagatttaagCGGACTTTCGAGCTTTTCACGTTAAACCTAATTAACggatttaaaaaactttagtCAAGCTATTAATCAAGCCCACGTCTTAACATTTGCAATTTAGTAATCTTTCAACCTATATAATTAAACGATTGCTATATAGTCTTTGCAATATGTCCGAGTCtagaatattttgtaacacATTGTTTTAGCATAATTATGTGAGTTGACAGCTACGACCGATATCCACGGAGATACAAAGATAAAAGTTTTTCTGAAAATTCACATTCCTACAATTCTTTAGTAGACAATGAGGCAATCAATGGACAAAACAGTCTGAGCATACCAGTAGCAATATTGTATTCTCAACGTATTTGACACATTCGGTTATTTTAGCGTGCAAAAATATTGAGGACTACACatagcttttaattaaaagatgactgatatattattttatctgtcTTGAATTGAATAGCAAATTTAACAACTGACCCGTGTTGTTTTATGTTGTGATCAAGTCTGTCCATTCTTTTTCGTACGCCATTCGTGCGAAATTCAGTTAGGCCACACGTTCCTAATTTCATATAATGGTTAGAATTCGAGTTCGGTCAACAAACATTGTTTCACGGATGATTAGTTCTTGATCTAGTTTAATTCGTGATCTTCCTCGTTATGTTGCTACATTTTATAGCACGATTCGCATGTACTCAGAGCAAATAGAACTCGGGACTTCCGCGTTTGACATCCAGCTCTGATTAATCAATCTTTagtacgtaaaatatttttttaactaaattctgttttattacttgttcggatcataaaaaaaatccacgtTTCGGAGCAATTACGAATGGTATTCTGTATAAATACCTACTGAAGCTAAGGAATGGGTATAGGctattttaagtattacatCGTCTATTTCATATTTGCagatatatattctataatttgtattattgttgTAAGAacgatgttttttaaatacatataactactagcggacccgacagacgttctcctgcatgatatttcaagcgattaggatattaaaaatgtttgaaaatagcagcagcgccatctgccgggctgatttgtgaatctaaactaTCCAGGGctctacaacatacaaaaaaaaacattaaaatcggtcgagccgtttaaTAGGAGTTCtgtgacatacacacgtacagtagaattatatatatatgtaaaatccTATATTTTGAGTTAGATTACACTGACTGTATGCAGtgcaaatttaattgaaattagtTTAGCAGTCCATACTTTAGTTAGTTTAGGAGACAAACAACGTGAcgcgtaatttatatatattaagattaatgtAGGTTACTTAttgtaaccatggtaacagtCATCCGGCATGGTACTATTTCTAGTTCACTATAAGAGGAATTGAATTTCAAAAAAGGCCTGattgtaaatgtaattttatcttaatgtAGTAGAATATAGttaaaatgttattcaaaAGTGTACGTAATTTTTACTGATGGCAATGCCTATGTCACTAATGTTCCGAAAATATGGTTTTACACATAATAGGAACATTAAGTGCGGTGATCATCATTTACATTTAGCAATGTTTCAATGTCATGATTAGGGTTGCCAGTACACTTCAAGTAAATATGACAAACAACTCAAAGGGTCGACGCAATAGTAACCTCACTTTCCTAAATTTATATCTGAAATCTGTCcttaattagaaaaataagaatacgtaaaactttaaaaagtctttaaaataaacaaaaattcttagttttttatatatctttagtgttaagtttgttatagaagagctgggaaccctgacacTGTATAAATGGATTCCCAAATcctaaaattgtatttctacatgcacaaacacaaattaattataaataaacaattcacCGTGGACAGCCCTATCAAGCGATGATAACAATCTGACGAAAGTTTGCACTTATTCAACGTAATGAGGGCTTGTTGCTAAAATCTCAGGTCACTTCAGAAGATAAATCTGTTGTGCATTAGATAAATCTTTACACAATGAAACAAAACCACctcaaaaaaaacttaattactaaaagCAGCGATCGaacttttgtaattatttgttaaatatattttaatatcacccACAATGCATAATTATTAAGGAACATTTTATCTTGCGCAAGACCAAGATAATCTCACGCGATGTCATTTACACCTCAGACGCATTGTATCCAAGGGAGGCTTTAACATTTTATGCAACATTTTGTAACGTCATCATTATGAAGTCAAAATGGTATTAATGTGTATTTAACGCTCTGATGCAGTTGaactttatagaaaattatttaaatctaagtAATGATTACGATATACGATAGTATGCGATAACAGGAAATAGTTATATACTGactaatgaattaaaatctTGATTTCAGTTCTACTGGCAGTGGCATTAGCGCAGAACGGCTACGAATACAATAAGCCAGGAAAGCCTTTTGGGCAAAATACATCTATTCGGCCAGGCTATCCCTCAAGTGGATACCCAAGTTCGACACCCTCATATCCCAGTGCACCTCAAAATGAGTACCCTGGCACTACACCTTATCCTTCAGGTATATCTACAGGAGCTAATTATCCAGGACAAGGCCCATCGGGACCTGCAAGTTACCCGGGTCAGTCTGACAATAACTATCCCGGACAAAATTACCCAGGATCCACTGGACCTTCGGGACCTTCAGGATATCCAGGACAGCCCGGATATCCCGGTCAAAATTATCCAGGACAGACAGCTCGTCCAACCACACCAGGATTTGGGCCAGGTTCTGTGACAGGAGCCCCAGGATTTGCACCAGGAAACTCAAACTTTGGACCAGGTGCACCCGGATTTGGACCTGTAGGATCAGGATTTGATTCGGGAGCATATGAGGGTGGTGATTATTCTGCTATCCCTGGAGAACCTGATAAAGACTATCCCATTTTGTCGTTTGTTCCCAAAACATCGTTCCGATGTGATGCTCAGCCTTATCCGGGGTATTATGCCGATGTTGAAACTCGTTGTCAAGCATTCCACGTGTGCGctaataacataacatatgACTTTCTTTGTCCGAATGGAACAATCTTTTCACAAGAGGTTTTCGTCTGTGTTTGGTGGAACCAATTTGACTGCAACTTAGCTCAAagtttatatgaattaaacgCAAACATATACGACTACTCCATCATTGGATCTCAGCAACAACTTTCTTATCCTGGAAGTCAAGGCCCCTCATATCCAGGTAACCAAGGCTCTCAAGGTTCTTATCCTGGTAATCAAAGTCCTCAGGGTTCTTATCCTGGTAATCAAAGCCCTCAGGGTTCTTATCCTGGTAATCAAAGCCCTCAGGGTTCTTATCCTGGAAGCCAAGTTCCATCATACCCAAGCAGTCCAAGCCCGCAGGGTCCCTCATACCCAGGACCTTCTACATCTTATCCGGATCATTTTGGGAGCCAAGGACCATCATCCGGATACCCTAGCAGCCCTTACCCACAAGGAACAACCCCGTCATATCCTGGAACTCAAGATGCCTCGACATACCCCGGAACAAGACCCAACACCAGGCCAGGTCAACAAGGATCTAGTTCATATCCAGGTAGCTCAAACTATCCTACGATAGGACCACAAAACAAATATCCATCTTCACAAGGAAATTATCCTGTGCCGCAAAGTACTCCAGGATACCCAGGTTCACAATCGGACCAGGGTTATCCATCGGGAAGACCTTCAGGACCCAGTTTTCCAACTGGTACAACCAGACCCCAAGGCCCAAATACGGGGTATCCTCAACCACCAAACCGAGAATACTTACCGCCTAGAAAATAAGTTCACTGTAACTAATTACCGAATATATTAAGCAATTCGTTTTTGAGCTCCATTTAGCCGAACTATGAACGGAAGACTTAACAAGgataaaacttaaatacagcaatatttatttaacagcaCCTTAATTCGTCAGGCGCAAAATTTCCTTGTTGTTCTTCTTACTGccacattttaaatagaaattattaagaaagcCAGTAGAGCACATTGACAAACGAAAGAGTTGGTgctgtgtattttatttgtgctatagaataaaaacaaagtattaaaCTTATTAGTCGTAAGTTAAAACGTAATATGTAGTACTAAGTTTATAGTTAATTTTCACCCCATATattgtatctatattttagtGTCTATACCATTAGAACTGTAACAATAAAGTTACCAAAACTAGTTATCTGTTACAAAGTACAAAATTTCTTTTGTAGGTATGTTATACATATCtgactaaatatattataataaataaatgtatatcaagcaaaattgtttattaatcgGTAAACTAATGTTATGGCATACCCCTAGAAAAGCCCCTACTAAGTCTAACAAATTCCAAATTCTTTCGGCCAAGTAAGTCATTGATAAAGTTCATTTCTTCACACTGAATCGGAAGATTGTTTCCATCAACAACAACTTTAATCAATCCATTGTGCGTTCTAACTTTTCTTATGCCCTTTTGATATGTTACAACATCTTTAAGAGCTTTAACCATTATGAAAGAGAGATTATTATATGACATATTCAGGTGTGAGAGTGCCAAATTACCAATACAATATAGATGGTCATCCGTGCGTTTAATACAGTCCGCTTGGAATGGATCTACGAATGGGCCTAAAATTTGTTCCGCCAATAACTTAGCTCTCATAGAATCATCATTCAACATGGATGGTTGTTGAGTTTCCTTCTCTTTTCTTGCACTAATCTTTTTTCGTTTAGGTGGCTTGCTGCTAATTTCAGCTGATGATCGTCGTTCCAAGTACTTTAAGTACAGTGATTGTTTATTTCTCAAGTATGTAAAATATCTTTCCTTTTTGTGCAAAACTTCAAAATCAGTTAAAGGAAATtccattaaaacatttaaaattgaaacagCTCCATCATCAGTTATGTGGTTATCGGAGATATTTATATACCGCAAAAAACGATTCGTCCTTAAAGCGGCAGCAAGTGATTTCGCTCCTAAATCTGTTATGTGGTttgaagataaatttaaaagcgaTAATTTCTCACCAACAGTTGACATATGCAGCTTTGAGGCTATTATCTCACAGACATCATCATTTATGTTGCATCTAGTCAAAGAAAGTGACTTAATGACTGATGTATCTAAAAGGATTGCATAATTAGCTTCATTTACTGGTGTTCTGTCCAAGTGAACTTGCGTTATAGTTGACACTCTcacaatattacttatttcatGTATTATTGCAGCATCGATTTTAGAGTTTATTATCGAGATCCTCGTCAAATTTTTATAGTAGGGAACTAAATATCTCATAACTTGCAACAGAACTCTCGGCACATTCTTAAGTCTCTCGAGACGTATTTCTGTCAAGCAATTA
Proteins encoded:
- the LOC123709819 gene encoding collagen alpha-1(IV) chain-like: MTSTNNMLRLSTICLLLAVALAQNGYEYNKPGKPFGQNTSIRPGYPSSGYPSSTPSYPSAPQNEYPGTTPYPSGISTGANYPGQGPSGPASYPGQSDNNYPGQNYPGSTGPSGPSGYPGQPGYPGQNYPGQTARPTTPGFGPGSVTGAPGFAPGNSNFGPGAPGFGPVGSGFDSGAYEGGDYSAIPGEPDKDYPILSFVPKTSFRCDAQPYPGYYADVETRCQAFHVCANNITYDFLCPNGTIFSQEVFVCVWWNQFDCNLAQSLYELNANIYDYSIIGSQQQLSYPGSQGPSYPGNQGSQGSYPGNQSPQGSYPGNQSPQGSYPGNQSPQGSYPGSQVPSYPSSPSPQGPSYPGPSTSYPDHFGSQGPSSGYPSSPYPQGTTPSYPGTQDASTYPGTRPNTRPGQQGSSSYPGSSNYPTIGPQNKYPSSQGNYPVPQSTPGYPGSQSDQGYPSGRPSGPSFPTGTTRPQGPNTGYPQPPNREYLPPRK
- the LOC123709855 gene encoding leucine-rich repeat-containing protein 71-like, which translates into the protein MKPVRSTRSVRSLRSTRSLRTSTAHSTTVPVKTELIDFENVLPFACAKFNCPYVICVEKAQRNDDFYKALKQQEGVKRRISMALSTKREIASTPEPVQQDDVGSSIETATQPSSTTSINTVTIYSVYDTYNCLTEIRLERLKNVPRVLLQVMRYLVPYYKNLTRISIINSKIDAAIIHEISNIVRVSTITQVHLDRTPVNEANYAILLDTSVIKSLSLTRCNINDDVCEIIASKLHMSTVGEKLSLLNLSSNHITDLGAKSLAAALRTNRFLRYINISDNHITDDGAVSILNVLMEFPLTDFEVLHKKERYFTYLRNKQSLYLKYLERRSSAEISSKPPKRKKISARKEKETQQPSMLNDDSMRAKLLAEQILGPFVDPFQADCIKRTDDHLYCIGNLALSHLNMSYNNLSFIMVKALKDVVTYQKGIRKVRTHNGLIKVVVDGNNLPIQCEEMNFINDLLGRKNLEFVRLSRGFSRGMP